One genomic window of Spirochaetota bacterium includes the following:
- the clpP gene encoding ATP-dependent Clp endopeptidase proteolytic subunit ClpP, which yields MSLIPIVVEQTSRGERSYDIYSRLLKDRIVFLGEAVDDHISSLVIAQMLFLEAEDPDKDIYLYINSPGGVVTSGLAIYDTMQYIKPDVATICIGQAASMGSLLLAAGAKDKRSALPNARIMIHQPMGGYQGKASDIEIHAREILKIKHNLNQIYSLHTGQEIDKIEKDIERDYFMSAQEALDYRLIDKVIERK from the coding sequence ATGAGCTTGATTCCAATAGTAGTTGAACAGACGTCGCGTGGAGAGAGGTCCTATGACATCTATTCAAGGTTATTAAAGGATAGAATCGTATTTCTTGGTGAGGCTGTTGATGATCATATCTCAAGCCTTGTAATTGCTCAGATGTTATTTTTGGAAGCAGAAGATCCAGATAAGGATATTTATTTGTATATTAATTCACCCGGCGGTGTCGTAACATCAGGGTTAGCGATATACGATACAATGCAATATATCAAACCCGATGTCGCTACTATATGTATTGGACAAGCTGCATCAATGGGATCACTTCTATTGGCAGCAGGAGCCAAGGATAAACGTTCTGCGCTGCCAAATGCTCGAATCATGATTCATCAACCAATGGGGGGATATCAGGGCAAGGCATCGGATATTGAGATTCATGCAAGGGAGATTTTAAAAATTAAACATAATCTCAATCAAATTTATTCCTTGCATACTGGGCAGGAAATTGATAAAATAGAAAAGGATATTGAAAGGGATTACTTTATGTCTGCTCAGGAGGCTTTGGATTACAGGCTGATTGATAAAGTCATAGAGAGGAAATGA
- the tig gene encoding trigger factor, with protein MEIVEKKLENARMELEIEVPIDRIEKEYRSVFNKLRSDSKINGFRKGKAPLELIENKYKSVADREVNEKVVKTAYIDAIKEKELTPIGVPEFHYERIDRGRPFLFKATFEITPSVDLGEYKGFTVEKMDSLIEEGDIKTEIEALRKRNAKFSKKEEDEPVLMGDHVKISIKRIDNVEEHEIGNMEFKEFTFVVGENSDEYTFDNYITGMKVNEEKEIEIEYPVDYEVPGIAGQKLKYLAKINEINKIALPELDDEFAKDIGDYSSLEELSSTIKENLEIYIRENAKNKVKDELLNKIIENSTFDLPISMVKREMEAIFMRIRERYGFQGKSISEFASEMKMNEEEFAEQLREEALYSIKSTLVLSEVARREELKISEDRYKEIYENIAKRTNTKIDDIEKLYNEGGARKNIESELLMSDAMDLIYDNAIIQKKEAVPFAEFIEETGRRGMR; from the coding sequence TTGGAAATTGTAGAAAAAAAATTAGAGAATGCAAGAATGGAACTTGAGATTGAGGTTCCAATAGATCGTATAGAGAAGGAGTATAGATCTGTTTTTAATAAGCTCAGGAGTGATAGTAAGATCAATGGTTTTAGAAAGGGGAAAGCCCCGCTTGAATTGATAGAAAATAAATACAAGAGTGTAGCTGACAGGGAAGTGAATGAAAAAGTTGTAAAGACAGCTTATATTGATGCAATAAAGGAAAAAGAATTAACACCTATTGGGGTGCCTGAATTTCACTATGAAAGGATTGATAGGGGCCGTCCCTTCTTATTTAAAGCAACATTTGAGATTACTCCAAGCGTGGATTTAGGTGAATATAAGGGTTTTACAGTTGAGAAGATGGACTCTTTAATTGAAGAGGGTGACATAAAAACCGAAATTGAAGCATTGAGAAAGAGAAACGCTAAATTCTCCAAAAAGGAGGAGGATGAGCCGGTATTGATGGGGGATCATGTAAAAATCAGCATAAAGCGTATTGATAATGTTGAAGAACATGAAATAGGGAATATGGAATTTAAGGAATTTACTTTTGTTGTTGGTGAAAACAGCGATGAATATACCTTTGATAATTATATTACCGGAATGAAGGTTAACGAGGAAAAGGAGATAGAGATTGAATATCCAGTTGATTATGAAGTGCCGGGGATTGCTGGTCAAAAGTTGAAGTATTTGGCTAAAATAAATGAAATAAATAAAATTGCATTGCCTGAGCTTGATGATGAGTTTGCTAAGGATATTGGAGATTATTCATCATTAGAAGAACTCAGTTCAACAATTAAGGAAAATCTTGAGATTTATATTAGAGAAAACGCCAAAAATAAGGTTAAGGATGAGTTGCTCAATAAAATAATTGAGAATAGCACCTTTGATTTGCCAATATCAATGGTGAAAAGGGAGATGGAGGCGATATTTATGAGGATTCGTGAGAGGTATGGCTTTCAGGGAAAGAGTATTAGTGAGTTTGCTTCTGAAATGAAAATGAACGAGGAAGAGTTTGCTGAACAATTAAGAGAAGAGGCTCTATATTCTATAAAATCGACTTTAGTCCTTTCTGAGGTTGCTCGTAGGGAGGAATTAAAGATTTCAGAGGATCGATATAAGGAAATTTATGAGAATATCGCTAAGAGGACTAATACAAAGATAGATGATATTGAAAAATTATACAATGAGGGAGGGGCCAGGAAAAATATTGAGTCAGAACTACTGATGAGTGATGCAATGGATCTGATTTATGATAATGCTATCATACAGAAAAAGGAGGCGGTTCCCTTTGCTGAATTTATAGAAGAGACAGGGAGAAGGGGGATGAGATGA